GAACAGTCAGTGATACAAAGTCTTCCACCCACAGCCATATTGTTGTCACCACCACGAGCCATAGCATGTTCTTTGTTCATGAACCATGTACGAGTTTGCGCTTTTGGGTTACGTTTTGCGTTTGCGTAGTTGATACGAGAAATTTCAGCAAGAGCATCCATAAAACGTTCTTCTTTGAGTTCGTAACGTTCGAGGATCACATCTGCTAGTTTTCCGAAAAGTTTAGGGAAAGGAAATTGAACACCTTTTGCTTCTTTGTCGTAGTAAGCAGCTGTTCCAAGAAAGTCACCACCTACAGAAGAAGAAACTGTTTTCATCACTTCTACACCAAGAACGATCGCTAAATCGTAATCTTCGGCACGGATATGTGTGATGGCAGCGTCAAGGGCAACGGAACCAGAAGCACAAGCTGCTTCGTAACGAGCACCAGGAACTCCAAAAAGAGCAGGGTTTACTTCTGTAAGGAAAGCGCCCAAGTGACCTTGGTTGGCATACTGTTCTGCATCGAAGTTACCAACAAAAACAGCCACTCGGTTTTCTTTGTTCAATCGTTTGATTTCATCATAACTGATGCCAACTTTTTCAAGAGCATCATCTAAAACTTCACGCATCATGGACATGAAGGTTTTTCCTTCTTTGGTCCAGTTTCTTTGGAAGTCGGTTTGTTCTCCGCCTAATACGAATACTTTTTCACTCATATGATACTCCTAATTAACCTTTGAAGAGAGACCTTGCATCAAGTTTGTCGCCAAGTTCGTAGAACTTTTTGCCTTCTTTTGCATCTTTTAAAAGTTTTGGAACTGGTATTTTAGACGCTTCCATTAACTTAATTGTTTCTTTTGGTCCACCAAGGAAATCAACGAAAGCAGAAGCAGGAACCCAGTTAAAACCGAAACCCATAGCGCCATCAGTGTTTTCTTTAGTATCAACCACTTCTCCCACGAGAGAGAGCGAGTAACTAATGTAACGTGAAATGAAATAACGAGCAATGTCAGCTTCAACGCCACTTGCTTTTTTTACTACATCCATCGCACCTTTGTAGTCGGAGTCTTTGATTTTTTGGCGAGCTTCTTTGATAAAAGGAATATCAAATTTTGGATACGGATCGTACTCACCCGTTTTGATATTGTAAACAAACTTCTCACGTTTTCCGTCAGCGTGTTTCACAACTTTAGTAAGACCACCACCAGATTTCATACCGAGTTTACCAGCATCGATTAACTTTTGGAAGTAACCAGGTAGTTTGAAAGTTTCGTGAGCTTCGTCTTTTGTATTGTCGTAGATATTGTCTACGATGGCTTTGTGAACATCAAGTCCCACGAAGTCAGCAGTGGCGAGTGGTCCCATAGCGCGACCAGTGTAACCAGACATGATTTCGTCGAGGAGGGCAATCCCACCTTTGTCAGCATATTTTTCTGCAAAGTGTGCTACTTCGTTCATTAACTGAAATCCAATGCGGTTTCCAGCAAAAGCAGGAGTGTCATTTGTATAAACAACAGCACGGCCTAGAACTTTGTCTAGGTATTCACCTAACGCTTGTGTGACTTTTTTATCATTTCCGGAGTGAGTTACGAGTTCACAAAGGATCATTTTATAAGGAGGGTTAAAAAAATGCGTTCCGTAGTAATGTTTTTGACCATCTTCATCGTAAGCTTTTGCCAAACGACCGATGGAAAGTCCAGAAGACACAGTGGATACGATGGTTCCGGGGCGACGTGCTTTTGCAATACGAGTATTGATCGGTTCTTTGACTTCGTAACTTTCCGCCACGAGTTCGAATACCCAATCTGACTCTGCGACAGCTTTTTCCAGATCCGCATCGTAGGAACCGGGGATCATTCTTGCGCGGATTGTATCCGTTTTTACGGATGCGACAGCGGCTTCGATACCCTGTTTTGCTTTTTCAACATCTCTAGCGAGCATATAGACTTTAGCACCACCGAAGGCAGCAATGACGCCCGCACTTCCAGAACCCATGGCTCCGTTGGCACCTAAAATCGTGACAGTTTTGATTTCTCTCATGAAGGAATTTCCGAATCTAAGTTTTTACTTACCTTTGTAGAAATGCGAGGTACCCCGAAAATCGTTTTTTTTTGTCAGATTTGTTACAAAAGAGGGTCGGAGGGGGTTGGGGTGTGGGTACAATCTCCCCGCCCTGAATGAGGGAGGGGAACTAGACCCGCCACCCAATGGTTCTCCTTTATCATGACCTGCTTTCTACGGCACGCCACTTCCCAAAATCCCCGATTTTAATTTCGATAAGTTCATAGTTTATGCTTTGGGCACCCGGGCGGGCTCTCTTCGGGGTTCGCGTTCGCTCCCGTCTTCAGAGGCTTACCGCCTCTTTCGACCAAGCCCTCCGGATCCTGGTGCGGGATTGGGTCGGATTCAGTGAGAAATCTTTTTGTTGATTGAGTGTGCTGTTTTTTTAGTAAAAACGATGGAGTTCAAAAATTTAAACTATTTGGGAAAAAAGAAAAACGGATACAGACCCACGAATGGGAAAGTTTATATACTACAAAAATTTAGTATTTTAGAATTCATTAAAACATTAATTTTTTTAAGTTAAAATTTAGTATACTTCGAAAAATGTTTGACCTAACGAATGTTTAATTTTTAATTTTGTCCATGAATTTGAAAGAAAAACCCCCCAACAAATGGGTCATATTTGTTTCAGCTTTTTGTTTAGGAATATTACTTAATTGCATTTCCTTTGTGAAGTATGAAAATCCATCATTGGCAAATACGCCAAATCCTGAATTTACAGAAAAGAAAACTATTTTGTTAAAATACTATGGTGATTACTTACTAAATGGGAAATACAGCAAAACGTATCAACACCTACCAATTTTAAAAGAAAATATGGTCGATACCCTGAAGGATACAAATTTATTTCAGAATATTGTGACAGATGAAAATCAGGCTCATGATTATGTTATGTATTATGAATCCGATGTAAATGAAAAAAGTTCTATGGTTTTAGCATTCCTTTCTGGTTTAACTGTTCTGTTGTTCCCTTTGAGTATTGATTTAGATCGTAATATAAAAATTTCCATATATGATACAAAAAACAAACTTTTAGCAACAAACCAAGAAAAAGTTAATACTAAACATTATGCCGGGTGGATACTGATTCCAGTTTCGCCTTTTTTCTTTACCCCAGTTGTAGAAAAAAATACAGTTAGAAATATTTTGTTTAACGCTATGAATCAATGGAAATCAAAAGGAATCATCAAATGAAATTTATAGTTTTATCTATTTTGGCACTATTGAATTTCGTTTCTTGTGCTGAACTTCAGCCTCTGAAGTATAAAAATTTCAAAGAAGGGAAATTCAATTTCTCAATAGAAGTTATCGAACCGAACACCACACTCGATAAATATAATAAAGAATATTCTCAAATCGCGATGCGAGCAATTCTCCGAAAAGGTCTGATCGAGTCGGATTTATTTAAATCCATCGTTAATTTTAATGGTGATGTCCAACTTCGCGTTCTTAATAACGAAAAAGAGGAAATTCAAGAATTTGGTGGATTCAACGCCAGGCATAAACTCTCTTTAACTTTTATTTTATTAAAAGATAAAAAGGAGATTTTTTCTAATTCTTACTCGGCTGACGAAATAGCGACGGGTTCTGAACAGTTCAGTGGACGCTTAAGACAAGTACATGCAGCTGACAAAGCGACCAATCGATGTTTGGAACAGTTTTTAGAAGATATTTCCAAACAAAACCTTTAGATTTATTTATCATTATTACATAAAGAAATCAAAGGAATTTCCTGGTTTTCGAATCCCTTCTAGTCAACTAACGGATTCGAGGCGCCCAAAGGAGAATCCAAAAAATTCCCTTTGGGCTTTGTTCCTAGAAAAGAATTTTTAACTTTTCTTCTCCTGCACTTCTCTTTCCAAAAATTCAGTGAACTCAATTTGGCTGTTAATGAATGTTAGGTTGTATCTGCTTTCATAAAATAAAAGGGCACTGGCGAGAAACAAACAAATTCCGCCGGATATTGCGACAACTGTAGGAATCCAAGACAGATCTTTGGCAAAAGCAAGAGTGATGGCAAGGGACAAACTAGAAATTACAAAGAGAGAAGTGGCCAAATACAAAAAAGCCATAGAACGTTGGATGAGGACGGCCCGTTTTTTTTGAACCGAAAGTTGTTTTCGAAGGTAAACCATTCTTTCCTTTTGCAAACCTCGTTTGCCTTCTAGAAGAAGTTCCACTTCGGACTTTAAAAGATTCACACGATCAAAAATTCGTCCCAGTCGATTGGCTGTAGAAAATATCAAACTAGCGCAGGCAGAAACAAGAACCGCAGGTGTGATCATACCGGAAAGGATTTCAGAATTAGAAAACGAATCGAACATAATGAACAGTGTAAAGAATCTTGTTGGTTTTTAAAGAAAAAAATATCCAGATTCTTTTAAAGAAATCTTTGGGAGAGTGGACTCTCTAACTTTAGCGAAGAAAGTTTTTTATACTGCTAAAGTTGGAGAGGTAGAACCAAGGTATTTTTCAAAAGTTTCTAGGTTTGTGAACCGTTTTACGGTTTCAAATTCTTCTTTCGCTTCGGGATACTGAAGCGAAAGATAGTGTAACCATTGTTTAATTCTTCCGATTCGACTTTTTGTTTCCATGGATGGTTCTAGATTTCGCCAGTACTGAAATAAAATTCCTTTGATTTCTTCCCAAGCCAGATTTTGATTTTTATTTCCTCGAATCAAAAGAGCAAGCATTGGATTTGCAACAGCTCCGCGTCCAATCATAATGTCTGTGCAACCTGAAACTTCTCTACATCTTTTGGCGTCTTCTACAGTCCAAATTTCTCCATTGGCCACAACGGGAACTTCTACTACAGAGCGAATTTTGTGAATCCAATCCCAATATGCAGGTGGTTTGTATCCATCCGTTTTGGTTCTGGCATGGACAACAATTTCTTCGGCCCCACCTTCTTCTAGGGCTTTGGCACAAACAAGCGCTTGTTCGGTGGATTCGTATCCGAGTCGCATCTTAGCAGTCACAGGAATTGTTTTGGGAACGGCACTACGAATTGTTTTCACAATCGTAAACATAAGATCAGGTTCTTTGAGAAGGGCTGCTCCACCACGATTTCTATTCACTGTGGGAGCCGGACATCCAAAATTAATGTCAATTCCGTAGGCGCCTAGGGATGCCACCTTACTTGCGTTTTCTGCCATACAATTTGGATCCGAACCCAGAAGTTGGACCTTTACGGGAACTCCTGATTTGGTTCGGCAACCTTCATATAACTCAGGAACATATCTGTAGAATCGATGCGAAGGAAGCAATGTGTCATTCACACGAATGAATTCGCTGACACATTCATCATACCCACCAACTTGCGTTAGAATATCTCGCAATCGAAAATCAAGAAGTCCTTCCATAGGAGCAAGTAAGATACGCAAAAAGTAAACATCCTAACCCGTGACTCTCCGCACTAGGGCTCTACCTATCATTCTGAGTTTGGCAGCAAAAGGCAAGCGCTTTAGATTGGTTCCTACAATCCCTTGGGTGAAACGAGTTTTTTTACTGTAATCAATGTGCACATCTAGGATGACAGGTCGGCCTTGTCCTGCCAAGTTCCAAGCAGTTTCTAACT
This genomic window from Leptospira brenneri contains:
- a CDS encoding acetyl-CoA acetyltransferase, with product MSEKVFVLGGEQTDFQRNWTKEGKTFMSMMREVLDDALEKVGISYDEIKRLNKENRVAVFVGNFDAEQYANQGHLGAFLTEVNPALFGVPGARYEAACASGSVALDAAITHIRAEDYDLAIVLGVEVMKTVSSSVGGDFLGTAAYYDKEAKGVQFPFPKLFGKLADVILERYELKEERFMDALAEISRINYANAKRNPKAQTRTWFMNKEHAMARGGDNNMAVGGRLCITDCSQVTDGAAVTILASKDYTKEYAKKTGRKVDDIPRVKGWGHRVAPITFEAKKNESVGDKYILPWTRQTVKDAYKRADLDVKNIDVFETHDCFTSSEYAAISAFGISEPGKEHIAIEEGTIDFGGKKPINPSGGLIGVGHPVGASGVRMMLDLYKQVTNTAGDYQVKGAKNGLMLNIGGSATTNFVFILGK
- a CDS encoding 3-hydroxyacyl-CoA dehydrogenase family protein, whose amino-acid sequence is MREIKTVTILGANGAMGSGSAGVIAAFGGAKVYMLARDVEKAKQGIEAAVASVKTDTIRARMIPGSYDADLEKAVAESDWVFELVAESYEVKEPINTRIAKARRPGTIVSTVSSGLSIGRLAKAYDEDGQKHYYGTHFFNPPYKMILCELVTHSGNDKKVTQALGEYLDKVLGRAVVYTNDTPAFAGNRIGFQLMNEVAHFAEKYADKGGIALLDEIMSGYTGRAMGPLATADFVGLDVHKAIVDNIYDNTKDEAHETFKLPGYFQKLIDAGKLGMKSGGGLTKVVKHADGKREKFVYNIKTGEYDPYPKFDIPFIKEARQKIKDSDYKGAMDVVKKASGVEADIARYFISRYISYSLSLVGEVVDTKENTDGAMGFGFNWVPASAFVDFLGGPKETIKLMEASKIPVPKLLKDAKEGKKFYELGDKLDARSLFKG
- a CDS encoding DUF2721 domain-containing protein, encoding MFDSFSNSEILSGMITPAVLVSACASLIFSTANRLGRIFDRVNLLKSEVELLLEGKRGLQKERMVYLRKQLSVQKKRAVLIQRSMAFLYLATSLFVISSLSLAITLAFAKDLSWIPTVVAISGGICLFLASALLFYESRYNLTFINSQIEFTEFLEREVQEKKS
- a CDS encoding tRNA dihydrouridine synthase, translating into MRILLAPMEGLLDFRLRDILTQVGGYDECVSEFIRVNDTLLPSHRFYRYVPELYEGCRTKSGVPVKVQLLGSDPNCMAENASKVASLGAYGIDINFGCPAPTVNRNRGGAALLKEPDLMFTIVKTIRSAVPKTIPVTAKMRLGYESTEQALVCAKALEEGGAEEIVVHARTKTDGYKPPAYWDWIHKIRSVVEVPVVANGEIWTVEDAKRCREVSGCTDIMIGRGAVANPMLALLIRGNKNQNLAWEEIKGILFQYWRNLEPSMETKSRIGRIKQWLHYLSLQYPEAKEEFETVKRFTNLETFEKYLGSTSPTLAV